Proteins encoded in a region of the Eubalaena glacialis isolate mEubGla1 chromosome 20, mEubGla1.1.hap2.+ XY, whole genome shotgun sequence genome:
- the EIF4EBP1 gene encoding eukaryotic translation initiation factor 4E-binding protein 1 gives MSSGSSCSQTPSRAIPATRRVVLGDGVQLPHGDYSTTPGGTLFSTTPGGTRIIYDRKFLMECRNSPVTKTPPRDLPTIPGVTSPVGGEPPTEASQDHLSSSPEDKPAGGEESQFEMDI, from the exons ATGTCCAGCGGCAGCAGCTGCAGCCAGACCCCAAGCCGGGCCATCCCCGCCACTCGCCGGGTGGTCCTCGGCGACGGCGTGCAGCTGCCTCACGGGGACTACAGCACCACCCCTGGCGGCACGCTCTTCAGCACCACCCCGGGAG GTACCAGGATCATCTACGACCGGAAGTTCCTAATGGAGTGTCGGAACTCACCTGTGACCAAAACGCCCCCGCGGGACCTGCCCACCATTCCTGGGGTCACTAGCCCTGTAGGTGGTGAGCCCCCTACAGAAGCCAGCCAGGACCACCTGAGCAGCAGCCCAGAGGACAAGCCGGCGGGCG GTGAAGAGTCACAATTTGAGATGGACATTTGA